The genomic segment CGGGTAGCTTACATTCGGGCATCGCTCCGGCGGCCGCGTACTATCCCTACGACCACTCCTTGGGCCACTACCAATACGACAGGTGAGcagcaaggaaccgcagatgctggtttacgccgaagatagacacagaaatgcttgtggtaactcaacgggacaggcagcatctctggagagaaggaatgggtgactaaaccaaaaaataaagtctgaagaagggtctcgagacaAAACgttaccccattccttctctccagagatgatgcctggcccgctaagttgCCCCAGCAATTTGTGCGTATCTACGACGCGAGACCTCCGGATTAAGCAATCAATGTCAAACACGTTCAGTTCAACTCAAACAAGTTGgtttgtaggaaggagctgcagctgttttttttttaaaccgaagataggcagaaaaagatggagtaactcagcggtccaagcagcatctctggagagaaggaataggtgacgtttctggtcaagacctatcttcagactgagagagctaacaatggcctgtttcctttatcatcgttacttttttttgcatatctttcattcattttttctctatctctctacatcatctctcgtttcccttttccttgactctcagtctgaagaagggtctcggtccgaaacatcacctattacctttctccagagatgctgcctggcccgctgagttactcgagctctttgtgtctttctccaagTTGGTTTGTGCATCCATCGTGGATGGAGTTAAATATAACGGGGTTTTGATAACTTCTTGGGCactttttcccccccctctccaatgccaacggTTCGATCTTAATTTCTTTCAGATGCGGCGCCGTGGATTTCAGCGGTAGTTCTCGGCGCAAGAATGCCACCAGAGAAACGACCAGCACTCTGAAGACATGGTTATACGAGCACAGGAAGAACCCTTATCCCACCAAAGGCGAGAAGATCATGCTGGCCATCATCACCAAAATGACCCTGACCCAAGTGTCCACCTGGTTCGCCAACGCTCGGCGGAGATTGAAGAAAGAGAACAAGATGACCTGGTCGCCTAGAAACAAAGGAGGGGATGAGAAGAAAGAGGATGGCGAGGGCGGGGACAGGGAGGAGCGCGGAGGAGATAGCACAGATAACGGTGCGATTTCATCCATACCAATCAATGTTTGTGCACTTGCTGGCGTGACCTGAAACCAATAAAACGCGCAATAATTGAACTGCGCATCGATTATTTAGCAGGATAATTACTTTGCTAAACAATTTAACCATagtgtgacacagtgtggaaacaggcccttctgcccaactagcctgcaccggccaacatgcccccaaCTATACTTGtcacacctgcctgagtttggtccatatccctccaaaccaggccTATCCATGTCTGTTTCTtaagtacacaaaatgctggagaaactcagcgggtgcagcagcatctacggagcgaaggaaataggcaacgtttcgggtcgaaacgttgcctatttccttcgctccatagatgctgctgcacccgctgagtttctccagaatttttgtgtaccttcgattttccagcatctgcagttcatttcttaaccactcccaactacactagtcccacgtgccagcatttggtccatatccctccaaacctgtcctttccatgtgcctgtctaactacttcttaagtgttgggatagtcatggcctcaactacctcctctggcagcttgttccatacacccaccacactttgtgtgaaaaaagttacccctcagattcctattaaatcgtttccccttcaccttaaacctatgccatctgctcctcgatttacctactttgggcaagaaacTCATTTACCCGATGTATTCCTGCATTATTTCATACACAATTGTGGGGGAAACTCCCAAATCAAAATCCAAAGTTCAGAAGAGTTTCTGAATCTTGTCCAAAATATGAACAGTCGATGACCTCATAGAGATTTCGTGAAAGACTACTGAAAAAAAGTTTATTCCGACATTAACAATCATGTTTGAAGGCCGTAgctaatgggaaacaaagagagatactcaaggaactgcaggtgctgagatattgaacaaaacacgaagtgctggaggaattcagggagtcaggcggcatctgtggatggaaattgACCTTTCGGATCAGTGGGGTGGCCTTCTTCATATcctgcccattctctccacagatgctgcctggtcgcGCTGAAGTTACTCTGGGATTTCTGTTTTGTTGTGTTGTAAATGTAACTGAGTGACTTCACATTGAAAGGTGAaacgttatttttttaaatatatatatatatattaatgtgcTCGTAGATGAGAAAGAATACAGAGAAGGCAAAGAGTTGAGACTGAGCGACTTGGAAGACGAGGAATCTGAGAAACTAGAAGCCGACCACGAAAAGTCAGCGAAGATAGaagccaaaagctggagtaactcagcgggtcagacagcatctctggaatccaGGCCGAGGAGAAGTTTGATGGAGTCGGAGGATATAAACTGCAATCTCTCTGCTCCAAACAAGCAGCGCGCTCCCTGTTCGAAAAACTGTTCTAGCCTCGAGTCCGACTTTCTAGGAACGATAGCAAACAAGTCGCCTGTTTCTCAAGCGAGCAACAACCTCCCGCAGCGCTTCGGGACAGCGGAGAAGCCGAGGATTTGGTCCCTGGCTCACACCGCAGCCTCCAATTCTCTGGTGAGCTGCCAGAACGGGCAGAACAGGACAGCGAGGTACTGTGCCGAGGTGAAGCCGCCGCAGGTCACGGTGAACCAAGTCGAGGATATAATCTCCCTCGGAGACTCCTCACAAGCGGCCCGCATTCTGAGAACTTCAGCATTCAACTTGCAATCGCTTGTAGCGTCCGGTCAGTTGCACTGCGCCTCCTACCCTGCGCTGGACAACTGCCAATACACATCAGGGACTTCAGGTATTCGCTCGTTGACTCTTCACCAAGCCGCATATGCCGCCCCTCACCATCTCTCCAATGGCTGGAAATGCAACTGAAAGATGGCATAACAATCAAAAtcgcctccactccctccctgctTTAATTCAAGGcactgtacatgtgtgtgtgtgcgtgtttttgttttgtgtgtgtgtgtgtgtgtgtgttgtgtgtgtgtgtgtgtgtgtgtatctgtgtgtgtgtgtgtgtgtgtgtgtgtgtgtgtgtgtgtgtgtgtgtgtgtgtgtgtgtgtgtgtgtgtgtgtgtgtgtgtgtgtgtgtgtgtgtgtatgatgtgtgtgtgtgtgtatgtgtgtgtgttggtgtgtatgtgcgtgtgggcGTGTATGCatatgaatgtgtgtgcgtgagtgtgcatgtgtgtacgtgcgtgtatgtgtgagtgtgtgtgaatgtgcgtgtgggtacgtgcgtgtgtgtgtgagtgtgtgtgtgcatgtgtgtgtgtgtctgtgcgtgtgtgtttgcgcatgtgtgtgcgtgtgcgtgtgttttgAAGGCATCTCCCAATAACTGCAACCATTTAGTCATCAGTTTTACTTGATGGTAGAGTTGTGTTTGAGGTGCGCATCAATGAAGAGCTCAGAGTTAATGTTGTATAACTTCTGTTCCAGAatggaataaaaaataataacgttCTGGGAGATAAAAAGTGTTCACCAAAGCTCAAGGGTCGGAAATAGCCCCAGATGCAGCCAAATCTGCAGAATATTCTCAGCAATTTCCAATCTCATTATAATAACaaagaaatgtagatgctggtttaccaaaagacacaaagttactGAATTACTCaggcacgttgtgtcttttttcccccaaccttattatttcaggttaggcagagtctGTGGGGAGAGGAACAGAGTTGACGTTTAAgcgcgaagacagacacaaaatgctgcagtaactcggcggatcaggcagcatctgtggagaaaaggattaggtgacgtttcgggccgagacccttctgcagactgagagtttgGGGAGagggactcagtctgaagaagggtctcgacccgaaacgtcacccattccttctctccagagatgctgcctgtcctgctgagtcactccagcattttgcgtctatcttcggtgcaaaccagcatttgcagttccttcctgctcaacGCTTTAAGCCCGATGACATTTCGTAACCATTTTTTTTCCCAACGctttctactttaaaaaaaaaaaatctcagattAATTTCATGCGCGGCAATCTGCTTTATTTGGAGGTGATCTAGTTCAGACGTTTAGTCGTAGTTGCTTCCTTCACTCTTTTGAACGTTTGTAAAAACGTGCGGTGTGTTTTGGTCTCAGGGTTTGTGAGGAACATGAAATGTGACCTGGGTGCGGCGGAAATCAGGGAAACGTGTCTCATTCGCCAAGAGGAGAGAGTAAGAGGGGCCTTCAGACCGACACTGAAGAGGTGAGGTAAGGCATGTCACCAAACCCCGCCTTTCCCCCCAATCCATTGATCTTACAATGGGAAACTACGGTCGGAGTTAccatacgatacgatataactttatttaacccaggagggaaattggtctgctaaCCGTCATAACACACAAACATAAAAGGGAACATGAAATGACAGTGAAGAGTGGCAAGGCTCGGAGGATGTgcagagattggggggggggggggggggtcagtctcagtctaccccacgacagaaggggggaggacttgtacagtttgatagccacagggaagaaggactcTGGGGCTGCATCTGTGGTTGCACTCTGTGCTGGCATCTTGGTGGagacctcaggttgaccagtgtgtcatatgggggggggggggggggggggggggggtgtgttgttgTCCAGGATGGACTTGGTGGAAACAAAGAACCAACGAAAGGTCGGGtctagaaacatcacccattccttttctccggagatgctgcctgacccgcttagttgctCCAACACGTCGCGTCCAtctaaagaactgcaggtgctggtttataccaaaggtggacacaaagtgctggtcaggcagcatctctggagagaaagatgtGTGAGTCATAGCACAGGTCATACGGTCatcagtgattggagcagaattaggccattcggcccatcaggtctgctccgccattcaaccatggctgatctatttctaaccctattctcctgccttctctccataacc from the Leucoraja erinacea ecotype New England chromosome 17, Leri_hhj_1, whole genome shotgun sequence genome contains:
- the irx6a gene encoding iroquois-class homeodomain protein IRX-6a isoform X1, translated to MVTKGTAMSFSQFGYPYNTTSQFFVSASPSAACCEPASRPVSEGNAGPPQTTTICCPNYDNRLLANARTEISAAAAALGMYSSAPYVAAASQGYGNYLTYSADPAALYTSLNSQYEIKDSTGSLHSGIAPAAAYYPYDHSLGHYQYDRCGAVDFSGSSRRKNATRETTSTLKTWLYEHRKNPYPTKGEKIMLAIITKMTLTQVSTWFANARRRLKKENKMTWSPRNKGGDEKKEDGEGGDREERGGDSTDNDEKEYREGKELRLSDLEDEESEKLEADHEKSAKIEAKSWSNSAGQTASLESRPRRSLMESEDINCNLSAPNKQRAPCSKNCSSLESDFLGTIANKSPVSQASNNLPQRFGTAEKPRIWSLAHTAASNSLVSCQNGQNRTARYCAEVKPPQVTVNQVEDIISLGDSSQAARILRTSAFNLQSLVASGQLHCASYPALDNCQYTSGTSGFVRNMKCDLGAAEIRETCLIRQEERVRGAFRPTLKRFG
- the irx6a gene encoding iroquois-class homeodomain protein IRX-6a isoform X2; the encoded protein is MVTKGTAMSFSQFGYPYNTTSQFFVSASPSAACCEPASRPVSEGNAGPPQTTTICCPNYDNRLLANARTEISAAAAALGMYSSAPYVAAASQGYGNYLTYSADPAALYTSLNSQYEIKDSTGSLHSGIAPAAAYYPYDHSLGHYQYDRCGAVDFSGSSRRKNATRETTSTLKTWLYEHRKNPYPTKGEKIMLAIITKMTLTQVSTWFANARRRLKKENKMTWSPRNKGGDEKKEDGEGGDREERGGDSTDNDEKEYREGKELRLSDLEDEESEKLEADHEKSAKIEAKSWSNSAGQTASLESRPRRSLMESEDINCNLSAPNKQRAPCSKNCSSLESDFLGTIANKSPVSQASNNLPQRFGTAEKPRIWSLAHTAASNSLVSCQNGQNRTARYCAEVKPPQVTVNQVEDIISLGDSSQAARILRTSAFNLQSLVASGQLHCASYPALDNCQYTSGTSGFVRNMKCDLGAAEIRETCLIRQEERVRGAFRPTLKR